One stretch of Buteo buteo chromosome Z, bButBut1.hap1.1, whole genome shotgun sequence DNA includes these proteins:
- the SHKBP1 gene encoding LOW QUALITY PROTEIN: SH3KBP1-binding protein 1 (The sequence of the model RefSeq protein was modified relative to this genomic sequence to represent the inferred CDS: inserted 1 base in 1 codon), which translates to MAASGGAARPGAEVVQLNVGGKRFSTSRQTLTWISDSFFSSLLSGRISTLKDETGAIFIDRDPTVFAPILNFLRTKELDPRGVSISLLLHEAQFYGITPLVRRLQLREELDRSSCGSVLFNGYLPPPVLPAKRRNRHSVAGPQIAARLPATTDRAPVRRSNTMPPNLGNAGLLGRLLEDRTLAAASEPGAVRIVCGHHNWIAVAYAQFLVCYRMKETSGWQQVFSSPRLDWVIERVALNAKVLGGALGDHDKMVAVASCSEIILWALQADGNGSEIGVFHLGVPVEALFFVGNQLIATSHTGKIGVWNAVTKHWQIQDVVPINSYDAAGTFLLLGCNNGSIYYVDVQKFPLRMKDNDLLVTELYRDPTEDAVTALSVYLTPKTSDSGNWIEIAYGTSSGVVRVIVQHPETVGSGPQLFQTFTVHRSPVTKIMLSEKHLISVCADNNHVRTWTVTRFRGMISTQPGSTPLASFKILSLDDLDGPAGCGAGTDIGPFGERDEQQVFIQRVVPDACQVFVRLSSTGKRICEVRSVDAAAITAFTVHECEGSSRIGSRPRRYLFTGHANGSVQMWDLTTAMEMLGKPPEAGGLTEEELLRQLDQCDLALTGPPGPPRTPNTSLRSPGPSRVDTPTPSPPLPKHRGEPLGVPPQPRYRGAXGGPSLFRGSPRWGQFCGALPGTGPTPWPPREPRTPPFWGEKQNPPTPTSTSTPQFRTPPYGSQDCAPSPRACPCPPCNC; encoded by the exons ATGGCGGCAtcgggcggggcggcgcggcccggggCGGAGGTCGTGCAGCTCAACGTGGGCGGCAAGAG GTTCAGCACATCCCGCCAGACACTGACCTGGATTTCAGACTCCTTCTTCTCCAG cctcctgagCGGCCGCATCTCCACCTTGAAGGATGAGACGGGAGCA atttTCATCGATCGGGACCCCACCGTCTTCGCCCCCATCCTCAACTTCCTCCGGACGAAAGAGCTCGACCCCCGAGGTGTCAgcatctctctcctcctccacgAAGCCCAATTTTACGGCATTACCCCTCTAG TTCGCCGCTTGCAGCTACGGGAAGAATTGGACCGTTCATCTTGTGGCAGTGTCCTCTTCAACGGGTATCTGCCCCCGCCAG TCTTACCAGCCAAACGCCGTAACCGGCACAGTGTGGCGGGGCCACAGATTGCTGCCCGTTTACCGGCGACGACCGACAGAGCCCCTGTGCGACGCAGTAACACCATGCCCCCCAATTTGGGTAACGCTGGTTTATTGGGGCGCTTGTTGGAAGACCGAACCCTTGCCGCCG cgAGCGAACCGGGAGCGGTACGGATCGTCTGTGGGCATCACAACTGGATTGCGGTGGCTTACGCCCAGTTCCTTGTCTGCTATAG GATGAAGGAGACGTCGGGGTGGCAGCAAGTCTTCTCCAGTCCCCGCTTGGACTGGGTGATCGAACGGGTGGCCCTCAACGCCAAGGTGCTCGGTGGAGCTTTGGGTGACCACGACAAGATGGTGGCGGTGGCGTCTTGCAGCGAGATCATCCTCTGGGCCCTGCAAGCTGACGGCAATGGCAGCGAGATCG GCGTCTTCCACCTGGGAGTGCCGGTGGAAGCCCTCTTCTTCGTGGGGAACCAACTCATCGCCACTAGCCACACTGGCAAAATTGGCGTCTGGAACGCTGTCACCAAGCACTGGCAG ATCCAGGACGTCGTCCCCATCAACAGCTACGATgctgctggcaccttcctcctcctcggtTGCAACAACGGCTCCATCTACTATGTGG acGTTCAGAAGTTCCCCCTGCGCATGAAGGACAACGATCTGCTGGTGACAGAGCTTTACCGTGACCCCACCGAAGATGCTGTCACTGCCCTCAGCGTCTACCTCACCCCCAAGACCA GTGACAGCGGGAACTGGATCGAGATCGCCTATGGCACCAGCTCCGGTGTAGTACGGGTCATCGTGCAGCACCCTGAAACAGTGGGCTCCGGTCCTCAACTCTTCCAAACTTTCACCGTACACCGAAGCCCCGTCACCAAAATCATGCTTTCGGAGAAACACCTCATCTCCG TTTGTGCCGACAACAACCACGTCCGGACCTGGACAGTGACTCGTTTCCGTGGGATGATTTCTACCCAACCTGGCTCGACGCCATTGGCTTCCTTCAAAATCCTCTCCCTGGATGATCTTGACGGTCCTGCTGGCTGCGGCGCTGGCACCGATATTG GACCTTTCGGCGAACGGGACGAGCAGCAGGTCTTCATTCAAAGAGTGGTGCCGGATGCGTGCCAGGTCTTTGTCCGGCTTTCCTCCACCGGTAAAAG GATCTGCGAGGTGCGTTCGGTCGACGCCGCAGCCATCACCGCCTTCACCGTCCACGAGTGCGAAGGCTCCAGCCGGATCGGTTCCCGTCCGCGCCGTTACCTCTTCACCGGCCACGCCAACGGCAGCGTCCAGATGTGGGACCTCACCACCGCCATGGAGATGTTGGGGAAGCCCCCAG AAGCCGGTGGTTTGACGGAAGAGGAGCTGTTACGGCAACTGGATCAATGCGATTTGGCATTAACTGgaccccccggacccccccggacccccaaCACCAG cctTCGGTCGCCAGGGCCCAGCCGGGTGGATACGCCGACCCCTTCCCCTCCACTGCCGAAACACCGCGGGGAacccctgggtgtccccccccaaccccgttatcgggggg gagggggaccCTCCCTTTTCCGGGGGTCCCCGAGGTGGGGGCAGTTTTGTGGAGCGCTGCCAGGAACTGGCCCAACGCCTTGGCCCCCCCGAGAACCCCGAACTCCCCCgttttggggggaaaagcaAAATCCTCCGACCCCCACCTCCACGTCGACCCCCCAATTCCGGACCCCCCCCTACGGCTCCCAGGactgtgccccctccccccgggcctgtccctgccccccctgcAACTGCTGA